In the Bacillus sp. FJAT-42376 genome, CGGTAAAGATTTGCGGGCCAGGCACGGTGCCAGTCCCGCTGTGCTTCACCGCATCGGGGGACAGAGGAAGAAGACTGTGGGCCCTTATGCATCAACGGTTTGCGGTGCCGGTGCCGGAGGTTTAGTACTGCACAGAACAGCGGGTCAGACCCCGCGTTTGTCTGGGCATCGCATCCCCGAAAATCAACACTAAACTTCATAACAAATAAAGCAGCCAGATACGTCCACGGCTGCTTTTTACCAGTTATAAATACCCCCGCTTCAATTCACGCATCACCGATCTGTATACATGATACCCGCTTACGGATACGCCGGCTGTTCCTGCACCGGGAAACACGCTGTCTCCGCAAACCCATAATCCTTTTACACCCGTACGGTGGGAGAGGCTGTTGAATAAGGCATTGTCGAGCGTCTGGGGGAGGCCGCCGACCATGCCGTCTTTTCGTTTTGTGAACCTCTCCCATGCTTTCGGGGCGCCGGTTTCCTCTTTGACGATGCCTTCTTCGATTAAAGGGATGGCTCGCTGTATGCCAAGCATCATTTTGTCGCGGAGCTGCTGCTTGTAGGCGTCATATTTTTCTTTTGTGTCCCATAAGTCCAAGCTGGTGTGTGTACTGGCATTCAAAGTGCGGTATCCTTCAGGGGCACGGAGACGGTCTGCTGCCGAGGAAAGGGATAGGAAGAGGTGGTCTCCCTCTGTCATTTTCCCTTTATCATCGAGCAGCACCTGCTGGAAAAGGGGGCTTCCTTTCGGGATGGCCTCTTCCTTTACAGCCATATACATGGTCATTGTCCCCCATTGCCGGGACGCTGCTTTCTTGCCATACCGGTTTCCGATTTTCTCTTTGAGCGGTTCGTCCAGCACCTCAAGCAGATTCTGAACAGGAAGGGTGGAGATGAAGTGTCTGGCTGTCCACACCTTTCCTTTCTGATCGACGGCTTCGAACAGTCCCTCTGCGTTTTGGGATATGGATTGAATCCACGTTCGTTTTGATAAGACCGCTCCGTTTTTATATGCGTCATTCCTGAGAACCTCTGCCAGCTGATTGAGTCCTCCTTCTATATAAAAAGCTCCTTCATGATAAATGGTCAGGGCATAAGCCCCCATAATGGCGGAGCAACGGGATGTATCTGTCTGCATGGAGTCTATGAGCTGTGCATCCAGAAGATGGACGAAGGCGGGCACATCATGAAGGGTGTGTTTGTTCAGAAGCTGGCCGATTGTTTTCCTGAAATAGGGAAGCATCTTCATACTGCTTGGCTTCAGTGAAAATAACAGATCGGCGGTGTCCCTGAAATTTTTCAATGGCAGGACAGGAAGGGGGCCGAGCAATTTTTTCACTTCTGCTCCGATTTGCCACACTTCTCTATAGAAAGAGCGGATCCGGCCGGATGCCTCCGGGAAAACACGGGCCATTTCTTCAAGGTGCCGGGACCGGTCCTGTTTGTACTCTAAATATCCGCGGGGGGTGTGGATTCCCATTACTGTGTCAAGAGGCTTGGCATAGGGGAACGGGATGCCGAGTTTGTCAAACAGCCGCTGATGGATGCCGCCTTGTTCGAAGCCCATTCCGAGTGTCGCTCCTGCAGGAAAAAGAAACGGTCCGCGCTGAAACTTGCCGGCACAGCCGCCCCATTCATTTGAAGCTTCCGCTATGGTTACTTGCACACCGCGTTCTGCAAGGAAAGCCGCCGCGGTCAACCCGCTGATGCCTCCCCCTGCAATCAATACCTCACTGTTCATCGCCGGTTCCTCCGTTCATTGACTATAGTTGCATTTTAGGACTCTTTCCGCCGTGATTCCACTCTCCGCTCTTTTGTGAAATTTTCGGCCGTTCACATTTGGATGAACAATGCTCACATATTATTCTATTGGCTAATAAGATATAAAAATCTCTTTGGAGGCCGCTTTCCCCGCATAGAGACCGGGGGAAGCCAGGACCGTGAAATCCTAAAGAA is a window encoding:
- a CDS encoding FAD-dependent oxidoreductase; the encoded protein is MNSEVLIAGGGISGLTAAAFLAERGVQVTIAEASNEWGGCAGKFQRGPFLFPAGATLGMGFEQGGIHQRLFDKLGIPFPYAKPLDTVMGIHTPRGYLEYKQDRSRHLEEMARVFPEASGRIRSFYREVWQIGAEVKKLLGPLPVLPLKNFRDTADLLFSLKPSSMKMLPYFRKTIGQLLNKHTLHDVPAFVHLLDAQLIDSMQTDTSRCSAIMGAYALTIYHEGAFYIEGGLNQLAEVLRNDAYKNGAVLSKRTWIQSISQNAEGLFEAVDQKGKVWTARHFISTLPVQNLLEVLDEPLKEKIGNRYGKKAASRQWGTMTMYMAVKEEAIPKGSPLFQQVLLDDKGKMTEGDHLFLSLSSAADRLRAPEGYRTLNASTHTSLDLWDTKEKYDAYKQQLRDKMMLGIQRAIPLIEEGIVKEETGAPKAWERFTKRKDGMVGGLPQTLDNALFNSLSHRTGVKGLWVCGDSVFPGAGTAGVSVSGYHVYRSVMRELKRGYL